The following are encoded in a window of Schistocerca nitens isolate TAMUIC-IGC-003100 chromosome 9, iqSchNite1.1, whole genome shotgun sequence genomic DNA:
- the LOC126203038 gene encoding uncharacterized protein LOC126203038, with amino-acid sequence MSWGRPVTTEEAFSVLSVERQFLQEAADVLGRWRRSGADYMQLAEEMRRLQAQHDQLLATIGAGLNWTSEGQPQSSHSGITTDVTGALRVNPLPQKFDDPTTKDRGNQEAQPLSTGGASGWTNDVEVGPTAEVLDLLQVEAPSAEDLHQLAEEFKRIWASHKLRFDEFDVDNDISDEQ; translated from the coding sequence ATGTCGTGGGGCAGACCTGTGACAACAGAGGAGGCCTTCAGTGTGCTGAGCGTGGAGCGACAGTTCCTGCAGGAGGCGGCAGACGTGCTGGGGCGATGGCGGCGCTCCGGAGCCGACTATATGCAGCTGGCGGAGGAGATGAGGCGTCTGCAGGCGCAGCATGACCAGCTGTTGGCCACCATAGGGGCAGGGCTCAACTGGACAAGCGAGGGCCAGCCACAGAGCTCCCACAGTGGAATCACCACTGATGTTACAGGGGCCCTGCGGGTaaatcctcttcctcagaaattcgATGATCCAACAACGAAGGATCGAGGAAACCAAGAAGCCCAACCTCTGTCCACTGGAGGCGCGTCTGGATGGACAAACGACGTCGAGGTCGGGCCCACGGCGGAGGTGTTAGACCTGCTGCAGGTGGAGGCACCTTCTGCCGAAGACCTGCACCAGCTGGCGGAGGAGTTCAAGCGCATCTGGGCGAGTCACAAACTGCGCTTCGACGAATTCGACGTTGACAATGATATTTCCGATGAACAGTGA